tttttgattttttttcattcgacctaattttaagataaatagtattgtatatagaaaatcttgtttatttttctattttcgttaaatatactcgctattttgaagtgcagagtgaagatttatgtttaacgaaaacgagaaaaagtatctactcatgtggtaggtttttttatttttcttagtttctttcactgtagaaaaatacacgtgaggtttccttatacccccctcccccaacgtgatctatcgtgattttttcgtgaccgcCCCTCCCCCTATCGATCGCGTGATTCGTGCACAAGCCCTAAGATTAGAGGCCACAATAACGCTTACGGGTACGGTTACATAGGTTATTGGTGGTTACGGTAACGGTTAATTGTTGATTAGATCAACAAGTAaagtacagtgagctgcgaaattgcatggagaaattatgaatgactTCATTGATTaagtcgccatgcacttttgcggctGATGGTACCTATTACAAAAAATCACCTATGACAAATTGATTCGATTAATCATTAGGTTTCTTTTGATCTAATGATAATTGAAACTCAGAAACATGAATGAGGTTGTTCTATGTAGGTAAATGATTACCGAGTTATACAATAACACAGCGCAACGACGTCGGGGAAAgcagtttttttagggttccctacccaaagggctaaaacgggaccctatgcTCGTGCGTTAGAACTCTCGCAACTCTCAAGATTCTACTTAACGTTTTACGCTCGTGGGTCAATTTCCGAATTGCCCCGGTCTCAATATAAGCACGAGAGGTAAACGCCAACTTTGCTCCCTTGTATATTATTACCTACCGTCAACCGGGGCCtacacccagctgcaaaagtgcatggcctctttgaatgaattccattcataatgAGTCCTTTATAGCTACTACCtagctatactctgtatctttaggtatttaaataaaatcaaacaaaaaaattgtaaattttggggtagttataacatttactgATTAacaaaccaaatacaaaaccgcctgaatcttgtcactgaacgacctgactttaacctatattatttgatcatgttatgttttcatctaccctcaactggcttaagaagccatttgagggtagattttatttactcttttttaaatacctaaagatacatactACAGACTATAGTTAGTAGATATAGACTATAGGCGGTTTTCTGTGAGTAGgagtaaataatttattaatcagaattaaaaataataagtacctatataaataattaaaataatcaacaaaaactaaatattataaaaacgaACTGTAGTCTAATATCCCGTTcctaatgaataaaaaaaatggtttacacttaataatatgacttttaatgaaacgaaatataataatgagTGACATGGTCAACGACAAACAATTGACAAACGATTTTTACATGAAATTAACAAAAATATGATTACTTTAACTATCAAATAACGAGATCAATTTTTCAAGTGCGCACCATTCATCATCCTGGTATGCTCATTTTCATAATCCGCAAGCCGCATTATTGATAACATAActtagttataattataattgtcCAAATATACATCTtgtcaaaatataattataactaagttatgttatcattatcaataaTCATAAATTGTAGTAGGTAGTAAGACTCCACTCTGAACTGACTCGCAGTGAAATCATCATGAGCACCATCTTGTGGCAGTATGACAGACTGATAATCTTTAATTCAACTTCATCTTTTTAACCTCATTGGCATTAGTAATAACAGAGTCCCTGGTCAGCTGCAAAGTAGCAAAAGTCAACTCTGGTATGTTATTCTCACAGGCAAATTTATGTAGCGAGTATAAATCTTCCGAAGTAGCTGTTTGAGCTAGTTTTTTAATACAGCGTTCCTGAAGATCTTCAATAAGGTAGCATCTTGCTAACAATAGCAGGGGTTTAAGCCCATTATTAGGGAGTGTACCCAGGTAAATGTAGTCCTTTAAATGTTGCAGAGTTACCAGAGTAACTCCTTCCAAAGTTATCTGGCCTTCCTCTGTCTCTTGCCATTCTCCAGCCAGCATGCGCTTGAATACGTCGCTGTGAGCAGCCAGGCAGGCTTTGTGGACAGCTACACTACCGTCAGGGGTACTTAAGTTGAAGTCAGTGAAATCTGTGTCTTCATACAACTTAGAAGAAATCATGTCCGTTTTCACTTTCAATGCAGCAATATAGTAGTCACATGTAGTGTAATAATAGGCGGTGAGATTGGGAAGCAACTGTGGCGTTATCTCGGCCATGCATTGCCAGTCTGACCAACGCTCTGGAGGACAGAAGTCCGTCTTCACATATTTCAATCTATCGCTTCTCAAATCCACATTGATTGTGGTACATTTCTCACAAACTAGCCTCTTTGATGAAAAACTGCatactattttaattttttttgcagATATTTTGGAATAATCCCATTTGAATCTAATCTCAATCAAATTGTTGACGACAAATGGGATGGAAACAAGAGTATGTTTTTCGCCACTACAGGTTATTGTATAAACAAGTTTCACGGCCGGGCCCGACAGCAGTTGCATAGGAATTCTGtaaaattaataacaaaaatactATTTGATTGTTAATACAAATTACTTTTAGCCcggcaaagaaaaaaaatgaagaCATGGTCATTGAGGTATGGACATGGAATCTCTCACGTATGGAATCTCTCTCGCTATTAATCATTATGCAATACTTATGTGTTTGTATCTAATTTATATGTTGTGTATAAAAACGATGAATTAAAATCTTATAATGGGGTTACGGCTAAGGCCTACAAGAGCTTTAGTTAATACAAGACTACAGACACTACAGTTGTCTGAATATTATCTGAGCTTAATACTTACGCTGCTGCTATTTTCTCTGGTACGCTCATGGTGtgtataataaaatacttataacGCTTGCTCTGCCTGCTCTGGCAATCTAAGGTCTCAAATATACATGAAAACCAATTTCCTTACTTTCTCCTCCGAATCGAATACAAGAAGAATAATTGAGCTTTTTAGCCGTTTTAACTccataaaatgaaaatgttactAATGTTTTAAGTAAATTCAAGCAAAATCCTAATCGAAAAGTGCAAAAGAAAAACCAGCGGCGCCACAGTTCGAAAACTTCGAAACTGTCaaccaaagagtataataaataataatatatgtatctgTCAACCATAGACACACTCAGTGTTTTTAAATTTCAAGCAGTGTTGCACCTTAAAATAAAGTGCTTGCACACAATACCCGTACCTGGTGTAAAGCAggcttaaaagccgtaacacactaccgcaccgcacgaAGGCGCACGAGGCGCCGCACCCGTACGTGTGAGCGAGAAAGAAATAtctctttcttgctctcacttatgggtgcgcgGCACCacggtcgcggtgcggtgcgatagtgtgttatggctataatagtggtaacagactatcgcaccgcaccaaggtcattgtgcgacgcacccataagtaagagcaagaaagcgatatctctttctcgctcttacttatcgatTCCCcacacaatgaccttggtgcggtgcgatagtgtgttacggcctttaaaCCTCAAACTAAAGATAaaggccgtaacagactatcgcaccgcaccgcgaccttggagtGATTCTAGGAATAGCTCGTACTGGCGTGGGCttccacactatcgcaccgaacCGTCAAAACGGTGCGATCCTAGCTTACAGACTGCTGCACACGTGCGCCAGTGTTGTCAAGTGTCCCATATTTCCGTGTTTATCAACGAATTTTTGCAATGGAATCCTTTAAGATTGAATTTAAATGAATGTGGTTACGCTTTTTTAGAGGTAGATGAAGGGCGTGAGGTAATATAATGCACCTTTTCTATAGGGTGCCTACCGGGCGTTTAAATAATAAGTCCGTTGTAGACACACTATGTATAATTAAACAGTTTAAGCACAACAAACAAGCGTGAAGAAAGCACAGGCACAAGATAGAAAGCACAGATTACAGTCAGAAGAAAGGAACACGAAATAAAgcgaaataacataaaaataggcGTAAGCACTGCACTCGCGTACAAAGCGGATCGGTAGCAAAAGGGACATGCATTCGCCGTCGTGGATGAGATTGCACTGCCGTAGCGGCGCGAGCGCCGCCCGCTGTATAGTCCAAACCGGTCACGTGGTCTGCTGTGCTATTCCCAACTGCACGCGCAGCGAGGCGAGTTAACCGACTGCGGTGGGGAGGTTTATGCGTTACAAGTTGCATTATGAATAATATGCTGTGTGCAGTGAGCGCCACACTACTCCCCCGCCGAGACCGTTGCTTGCTACGGTCGATAGTAATCTGGAAAGCGCACTGATCGACCGCAGCGCGTCTTCCTGGTAGTAGCAGGCTCCACAGGGACCGGTGTAGCAGTGGTTGGAGCTTGGACTGGGCTGGAACCTCTGGAGTCATCATCTCTGGTCATGTATGCTGGTTTGAGTCGATCTATTGTTACTGTATTCTCTTTACCTCTAATGTCGATCTTGAAGGTCTTGTCTCCTCGCCGCAGCACCTTATATGGACCTGTGTATGGGGAATCTAAGGCTCTCTTGGCAGGTCCCTGACGCAGAAATACATAGTCTGCAGTACTCAGGTCTTTTGGTACGTAGAATGCTCTCTGAACGTGCCGAGATCCTGGTACTGGGTTCAAATTCGAGATGTGGTTTCGTAGTCTGGATGCAAAGTCAGCGTAGTCTACTGTGATGTCCGACGTAGGCGCGAAAAACTCACCGGGCAGGCGCAGGGGTTCCCCATATACAAGCTCGGCTGCTGAAGACTTCAAGTCATCTTTCCAGGCGCTGCGGATGCCCAGCAGCACCAGTGGTAGTACCTCGGTCCAGTGAGTATTGGTGTGGCACATTATGGCCGCCTTAAGCTGGCGGTGCAGGCGCTCCACCATACCGTTGCAGGCTGCATGGTACGAAGTGGTCGCATTGCGCAGCGAGGCGAGTTAACCGACTGCGGTGGGGAGGTTTATGCGTTACAAGTTGCATTATGAATAATATGCTGTGTGCAGTGAGCGCCACATTTCCATGAAAATCCTTAAAAATCTGTGTCTTTTTAAAGCACTGCTTccgcatttttgttatttcatcgactggctacattgccgtccactgtcataatttgaaaatgacagctgtcaatcgGTGCGATGGAGCTtaccaagggcccaacgttttctgttctctttcacggcgcagcaactagtatcatttctctctcctcgctcttttaaaaatgccgtttgtcaaaaaaggacaaccatactattgacaagatggacttcaaatcaagtgttgccttttttgatgcgcccaggctgtgtatgtgtatgtgtgctcttttagggatgtgaaaagtcgattttaatcatgttatatatcgataaacgctacacagcggaacgaaatagcgattaattgaagcttcaatatcttcgttaaaatgaacataattgaaatgctaatggataatgaatatattataatataatataattcaatttctagttatgtatattaagtttgtatgcaccaGTAACTACATAAAGATTCTacattcaattattgcggaacacatattgtagtaggtatttatgtattgtaATCACTTAAAAACCTAAACTAtcccttcgttccctgctgggacgtgacgataaaatcgtgatctgcgggctcagcacggttccatttttatcgactatcactatgcgcgtacctttcgcacttacatacttgtaagaacgtgacaggcatgatgacaagggataaaaacgtgACCGTACTAAGTCgcctgataaccacaataaagaaaaagcggccaagtgcgagtcggactcgcccatgaatggttccgtagcagcaagtaacataataaaattgcggtttacgatttatgacgtattaaaaaaaaacttcttaCTAGATCTCTTTCAAActaattttcggtggaagtttgcatggtaatgtacatcatatatattttttggttttatcattgagtgtggagtcgattttcgcagacagcgaaatcgactccacactcgcgttcgcggcttcgcccgcgattcacgcgcatagactggagggggctttagaaaaaaatgatattagaaacctcaatatcattttttaaGACctataccccacacgtatgggtttgatgaaaaaaatttttttgaagcaaagctctgcgtagatgtcacctttgtggcacatacagtaaacaaaccacattgatacatcacacgtcacgtcaatcacatggcccaccgcgaaacaagaaaatcgaaatttcgttatctaatctctctatcactcatgCATTCGTGcgatagaggcagataactaaatttcgattttcgcgtttacgtTACGTTAACGAAGACATcgaagcttttatttaactaatcgttatttcgttccgctgtgtagcgtttatcgatatataacatgattaaaatcgacttttcacatccctaaaagagcacacatacacgtttTTACGCAAACATACAACTTGACACCAGCCAAAACGGTAACACTTTGATTTaaagttcatcttgtcaacagtatggttgtccttttttgacaaagaGATTTTTAAGAGAGGAGAGAGAGaagtgatactagttgctgcaccgtcaaagagaacagacaacGTTGGAGCCTTGGCACTATTATAGGAAATTCCGCCGCACCTGGCATCACAACagtacttcgagcaacaccggcttccgacacatcggaagggaggggcccaagcgatatctcaccgtacaaatctttctgccatttttcgcggggggaaaggtgcacacagtcgggtggatttcaaaatccagcgaaaacttatggttcggtctttataaaaaaaactagtaggttgtgcgagttgcaacttttttatatgtttttaagaactattatcttcatgttccttcaattaccatctccaataacttaatagttttttttatataaaatgttttatgtgtctaaaatcatcaccgtcgaccggaaaaatctgaacctttttgtttgcagtgaaaattatagcatacctatcgtacgatggcgatttttcttttacttatatcttttccatgttgttgtttaacacatgaaaaaatatgcaataaggggctgtccataaattacgtcatcgttttttggcgatttttgaccccccccccccctataatcatccaaaaatcatgcttcaaatgaccccatttcctcctacttcatgctaccgtcatccgatgtccagaccccccccccccctaatttgaaatgacgtaatttatgaatagcccccaattccttcaccgagaaagtacatttaaaaatatttaaaattttgtcacgaatattcgtcaacaccgtcatggtaatgtcaatgtgagcttatctcggtgtatgaacaacgaaataccgctaaaggtccttgccctatttttcactttagtatagaatgccaaaaatgatttcactataaagtcacatcactgaatcgtgagaaatattacgaacaaatttgtaaaacgtagtttgtcacaacagagcatcatcaccgttatgctttggtttaaaaaagttacaaatgatatattagaaataattactgaaatgaatggcaaactacatgaagtttattgtgtagcatagacattaactactattattcgtattctagaaataaaaacaagaaactctcaaatcgtcaacaccatacccatcatcaccgggaaaaaatgacgaccggtgatgatttcatgtgtatggtgatgacggttctcagaaacttttctagttattttgctacaattcattatgaaattaagctgtatgtttgaaaaacgttctctatgtcttctaacactatataatgtctaccttataaatgtagaataaatgtagaagaagatataactatttctttcacactagaggatgcttaggttttaattaacattttgactgaagtaggcaaaatttaggtcatttagaacttagaacatacaaatgttttttttttataatctaataatgtaaatcgtgcaacttagagtctgtaattgcatgttagtcgtgttaaaacaaagtatttaaacaagcaacatatattaagttttaggcgaccataggctacggtactggctcactatcgtgatggctttatgttttttgataatattatattaattgatgtatataattacagcaattaataattataccattgggtagtcaccggacccaatacctaacattttgtaacttatgacatgcattacaagtaggggtcttgcaacttataaaacactgattatatattaatgtttagctattaaccaacatatatatggatttaaatcattatagctatttttaaagttaattaataaaacaacaaaactacaaacttgtgcaatgaatcaaactatcaaaaaaaagtaatatatcataaaaattaagctcattggtaagccagtaattttataatatgacataaataccaagttatgcagtagataaaagaagatgcgggtttaaactgataataagagtacaatattgttaatatgatttaacattgaaaaaacccaaaaaaataaatgaatacataaattgcctatttcggaaaataaattatttaaaattatacaataaaaatacttgttatatatttatttatatgaataaaatgtattttttataattttctaaaaataatttatgtagctagtcttatgttcaaaaacatgttatttgtaatgtttattaaagttctaaagtcttacaattaaaaaaagtttttgtttttttaatacgtttttaatacatatgtaaattagttcccaaatcgtcattaccgtacatgcagtgtcattaccgtctataaaagagtcattaggtcattaccataccatggttgtcatcaccatcttgcgtttttattttccgaaagcgataacttcaaatataagccacaaatgattgtataaataccatacatatcctcaatatacagccccccattactttacccagctagaatcgtgttaaattaaacattttaaaaaattaattttttgtatggtgaaattttttgtgctgaaatccacccTGTTACGGTTAGGAGGGCATAccatgaagaaaaaaaaacacattctaTAAAAGGAAGACATATTTATTCAGTTATTGGCTACGTGTAAGAGTTATCGTCGTAAAAGTTTTATTAACTAAACACaagtaacataaaaaaatattgcaaagtTTGTTAAAGCAATTTTAACATTTAGCTTGGTCCCTAGTTTTAAATTTCTCTACGTAGCCAATAAAACATTATATGTATTTGTCTATGCCATGTCTATGCTATCACTATCATTGTGAAGTTTAGCCCTAAGCCCTCATTCTCATGAGCGCTTTTTCAACTCGCGTTTGAATTACACAAATGGAAACATGTGTATTTGTTCACACgatggcggtggcgctttttatcaagcgttgttggattttcgactttaagcgttggtcgttaaatcgcaTTTAGCGTGTGGACGGATTCAAGCACTTTTTTAActcgcgttgaaaaagcgctcgtgcgatCATTCGCACGGGCTTATTATTAATTCGGGGTATGAGGGCTAACCGTAATTTTAAGTTCATTTagaattaattaaaacaaaacccACATAGTGGTGTAAAAACATGCTGCCATCAATTATGTAGTTTTAAGAAAAAGGGTACATAGTCTGTTGGCTCTATTGGCAATAAGGCACTACTGACCGAAACAATCAGAAATCGTCCTTATTGACAATTAATAAAGTGGTATCTTTtaactaaaaaaatacaaataccgTATACTTGTACATATAACTACAATACAAGATGTTTTCAACCGTTAGGTAAAGTGAAAAACATGTTCAAGTTCATACAGCAtgcctaataaatttaatttttttcggcaaacttttttttcgcgattttggcTATGACGGGGTGGATCCTATTAGTGTAGtgaatgaagcaagttgttgtatggagacccatgcattaatttctcagtcgatgaaatttagcttggttattgtatagtatgagccgagactaacatataaatatccaaaaaaaaaacactcctaagttaggtaaaaacacaaatctgattatatattgaaccgagtaattcctcagtccaaaattattttacaaaataagttatttgtatcagtatgtgatactagaaaaaaatctaaaagttttgacaaacatgagaatatttttatatgatacttcctttttttgacgctcattttcatcggaaaattgctctgtcattttttcttcttatatgatcttagaatataatttggcgcagtgggtaaaaaaatccaaaaaaaagcgtatcgaaatgtatgtattatagaactattaaaaactgagtggaaattttttagattttcattttgtaggtataaaacggcaataaaatggcattccagtgaaaaaattagactgagcaattttccggtccaagacacgccaaaaatttttattttattaatactggtatttctgctgggatatttttttgatattttatatattgttgcaatacgttacatgaatatgtctggtgaagaaagtttgaacggagcatttttccgtaaaaagatattaacgatttaagactttaggtatttactttaattctattattattattctttggaaatttatacaatactttttatttattgatactttatcatactgtaaagttttttctggctgaggaattactgcggggtccactacctttttTACTACACTACTATACCAAAAATagttattacatatatcaatgGGTAATCCAAGGCCAATGAAAGACATGCTCAGGGCTATTACCGCGAAAATGGAAGTTTCGcaaaattgcgggcatctttctctgttactctaattacgccttcatttaatctagtgataaattgataattatgTAATGTATATAGCTTtgtgacgtgtaaaattatttatgttatcaataaatatCTCAATCtcaattggagtaaaagagaaagatccccgcaaatTCCgaatttcgtttttcgcggtagcccctcagagcGTGACGCTTGGAGCGCGCGTTCCGTGGCCGAGCAAAAGGTGGAAAATACACCCTATATGCACTCCATAAGGTTTATAATAAGTTGCCATCTTGTGAAACGATGAGAACTTCCTTCTTGATGTCGCCGGAACCAATCCTGCAGTTCGGCATTATTTCGAGCTCTTTAATACTGGAAAGAAAATGAGGACTTGTTAGTGAATATGTATTTACTTCATATTAACATTTATTAGGCCAgccatgtctgccgcatgcacccacAGGTGGGCCAAAATAACCACGGTATGGGTGCCGCAAGACGGGCAAGgatctgggctataaccgcgaaatcgaagtttgtaaattgcgggcatctttctctgtcactctaattacgccttcgttggagtaaaagagaaagatccccgcaatttgagaatttcggttttcgcggtagcctcCCTGGTAGGCCCAGACGGAGGtggcgggatgacctggacGCATATCGTAACGACTGGTCGGAGATTGGTCAAAACCGAGACGAATGGAAATCGAGGGGGAGGCTTTGGCCCAGCAGTGAGACACCGTGTAggattataattaatattaatatttaataaatctcCCGACTTCGACGAAGTAGCTGTCACTATATATTTCTTGTGGTGACTGAATTTGAGTTAAaccacgaaaagtctgcagcgaatttgatagcccacggagtgcaagtgttacttatacgtcataatttcataaaagtttgaggTTTAATAatacttgcattgcgtgggctatcaaaatcgctgcagacttttcttggtctaactatatcAACTTTTGACAAGTTACCGCATAGTGTAGTCAACGTCGTCGCCATCTACTTAGGCTGTCAAAGCAAGAATTTGTCTTAGACTTTACACTCTTTATA
The window above is part of the Cydia splendana chromosome 19, ilCydSple1.2, whole genome shotgun sequence genome. Proteins encoded here:
- the LOC134800357 gene encoding uncharacterized protein LOC134800357 encodes the protein MVERLHRQLKAAIMCHTNTHWTEVLPLVLLGIRSAWKDDLKSSAAELVYGEPLRLPGEFFAPTSDITVDYADFASRLRNHISNLNPVPGSRHVQRAFYVPKDLSTADYVFLRQGPAKRALDSPYTGPYKVLRRGDKTFKIDIRGKENTVTIDRLKPAYMTRDDDSRGSSPVQAPTTATPVPVEPATTRKTRCGRSVRFPDYYRP